From a single Nematostella vectensis chromosome 3, jaNemVect1.1, whole genome shotgun sequence genomic region:
- the LOC5522282 gene encoding uncharacterized protein LOC5522282 isoform X2, whose translation MSSLLFRGSTAPVESGQTMRLSGFIFLVFLAKSKLPLAEGHGYLVEPPARNSCYKVFQNCKANYNLNGLNCGGRATQIANGNKCGVCGDSYSSPSPPHVYPGKYATGFITKTYTQGQNISVKVIITANHLGWFEYRIGDIGTPPITNEKLKHLLRSPSGQTRFPLDSRTFSTSHDLVLPAELRCDRCVLQWWWKAGNSWGCDGDGCGLGHGHQETFVNCADVKIVSRPGVIPTESMTSSSPCTHSTRVMTSSLLVTHSKTTVTSIPPVTLSTTGDVTSPPPSSPRSSPKPSKPQTAGPIPGNGANCASTGVWAGRPGIDVWCRLNCAAGYCPSFMCACRESHSNGQGSLKDTG comes from the exons ATGAGTTCCTTACTTTTCAGAGGGAGTACAGCTCCTGTCGAGAGCGGTCAAACAATGCGATTATCAGGATTCATATTCCTAGTCTTCCTCGCTAAAAGCAAATTGCCTTTAGCAGAAGGCCATGGCTATCTCGTCGAGCCACCAGCAAGAAACTCTTGCTACAAAGTATTCCAGAATTGTAAGGCAAATTACAATCTGAATGGGTTGAACTGCGGCGGGCGCGCGACCCAGATTGCGAATGGTAACAAGTGCGGAGTGTGCGGAGATAGCTACAGTAGCCCCAGTCCTCCTCACGTCTACCCCGGCAAGTACGCGACGGGATTCATAACAAAAACATACACTCAGGGTCAGAATATCTCCGTCAAG GTCATCATCACAGCAAACCACTTGGGCTGGTTCGAGTACAGAATCGGAGATATCGGGACACCACCCATCACCAACGAAAAGCTCAAACACCTCTTGAGATCTCCCAGCGGACAGACGCGGTTTCCGCTGGACTCGAGAACTTTCTCGACCTCGCACGACCTCGTCCTTCCGGCAGAGCTAAGGTGTGACCGATGCGTACTTCAGTGGTGGTGGAAGGCGGGGAATAGCTGGGGGTGCGATGGTGACGGGTGTGGCCTTGGACACGGGCACCAGGAGACATTTGTTAATTGCGCTGATGTCAAAATCGTTTCCAGACCTGGAGTGATTCCAACAGAatccatgacgtcatcttCACCTTGCACTCACTCTACAAGagtcatgacgtcatcactacTTGTCACACACTCTAAAACAACCGTGACGTCAATTCCACCTGTCACTCTCTCTACTACTGGAGACGTGACATCGCCTCCTCCTTCATCTCCAAGGTCATCTCCAAAGCCATCAAAACCACAGACGGCAGGACCGATTCCAGGAAATGGCGCAAACTGTGCGTCAACAGGTGTTTGGGCTGGACGACCAGGAATTGATGTATGGTGCAGACTGAATTGCGCAGCTGGGTACTGTCCCTCGTTCATGTGCGCATGTAGGGAAAGCCATTCAAATGGCCAAGGCT CTCTTAAGGACACTGGGTAG
- the LOC5522282 gene encoding uncharacterized protein LOC5522282 isoform X1 has translation MSSLLFRGSTAPVESGQTMRLSGFIFLVFLAKSKLPLAEGHGYLVEPPARNSCYKVFQNCKANYNLNGLNCGGRATQIANGNKCGVCGDSYSSPSPPHVYPGKYATGFITKTYTQGQNISVKVIITANHLGWFEYRIGDIGTPPITNEKLKHLLRSPSGQTRFPLDSRTFSTSHDLVLPAELRCDRCVLQWWWKAGNSWGCDGDGCGLGHGHQETFVNCADVKIVSRPGVIPTESMTSSSPCTHSTRVMTSSLLVTHSKTTVTSIPPVTLSTTGDVTSPPPSSPRSSPKPSKPQTAGPIPGNGANCASTGVWAGRPGIDVWCRLNCAAGYCPSFMCACRESHSNGQGCKSTGAWKSDSSIDDWCTTNCAAGFCPSHMCFCS, from the exons ATGAGTTCCTTACTTTTCAGAGGGAGTACAGCTCCTGTCGAGAGCGGTCAAACAATGCGATTATCAGGATTCATATTCCTAGTCTTCCTCGCTAAAAGCAAATTGCCTTTAGCAGAAGGCCATGGCTATCTCGTCGAGCCACCAGCAAGAAACTCTTGCTACAAAGTATTCCAGAATTGTAAGGCAAATTACAATCTGAATGGGTTGAACTGCGGCGGGCGCGCGACCCAGATTGCGAATGGTAACAAGTGCGGAGTGTGCGGAGATAGCTACAGTAGCCCCAGTCCTCCTCACGTCTACCCCGGCAAGTACGCGACGGGATTCATAACAAAAACATACACTCAGGGTCAGAATATCTCCGTCAAG GTCATCATCACAGCAAACCACTTGGGCTGGTTCGAGTACAGAATCGGAGATATCGGGACACCACCCATCACCAACGAAAAGCTCAAACACCTCTTGAGATCTCCCAGCGGACAGACGCGGTTTCCGCTGGACTCGAGAACTTTCTCGACCTCGCACGACCTCGTCCTTCCGGCAGAGCTAAGGTGTGACCGATGCGTACTTCAGTGGTGGTGGAAGGCGGGGAATAGCTGGGGGTGCGATGGTGACGGGTGTGGCCTTGGACACGGGCACCAGGAGACATTTGTTAATTGCGCTGATGTCAAAATCGTTTCCAGACCTGGAGTGATTCCAACAGAatccatgacgtcatcttCACCTTGCACTCACTCTACAAGagtcatgacgtcatcactacTTGTCACACACTCTAAAACAACCGTGACGTCAATTCCACCTGTCACTCTCTCTACTACTGGAGACGTGACATCGCCTCCTCCTTCATCTCCAAGGTCATCTCCAAAGCCATCAAAACCACAGACGGCAGGACCGATTCCAGGAAATGGCGCAAACTGTGCGTCAACAGGTGTTTGGGCTGGACGACCAGGAATTGATGTATGGTGCAGACTGAATTGCGCAGCTGGGTACTGTCCCTCGTTCATGTGCGCATGTAGGGAAAGCCATTCAAATGGCCAAGGCTGTAAGTCTACTGGTGCGTGGAAGAGCGATAGTTCTATTGATGATTGGTGCACCACTAATTGCGCCGCGGGGTTTTGTCCAAGTCATATGTGCTTTTGTTCTTGA
- the LOC5522282 gene encoding uncharacterized protein LOC5522282 isoform X3, whose amino-acid sequence MSSLLFRGSTAPVESGQTMRLSGFIFLVFLAKSKLPLAEGHGYLVEPPARNSCYKVFQNCKANYNLNGLNCGGRATQIANGNKCGVCGDSYSSPSPPHVYPGKYATGFITKTYTQGQNISVKVIITANHLGWFEYRIGDIGTPPITNEKLKHLLRSPSGQTRFPLDSRTFSTSHDLVLPAELRPGVIPTESMTSSSPCTHSTRVMTSSLLVTHSKTTVTSIPPVTLSTTGDVTSPPPSSPRSSPKPSKPQTAGPIPGNGANCASTGVWAGRPGIDVWCRLNCAAGYCPSFMCACRESHSNGQGCKSTGAWKSDSSIDDWCTTNCAAGFCPSHMCFCS is encoded by the exons ATGAGTTCCTTACTTTTCAGAGGGAGTACAGCTCCTGTCGAGAGCGGTCAAACAATGCGATTATCAGGATTCATATTCCTAGTCTTCCTCGCTAAAAGCAAATTGCCTTTAGCAGAAGGCCATGGCTATCTCGTCGAGCCACCAGCAAGAAACTCTTGCTACAAAGTATTCCAGAATTGTAAGGCAAATTACAATCTGAATGGGTTGAACTGCGGCGGGCGCGCGACCCAGATTGCGAATGGTAACAAGTGCGGAGTGTGCGGAGATAGCTACAGTAGCCCCAGTCCTCCTCACGTCTACCCCGGCAAGTACGCGACGGGATTCATAACAAAAACATACACTCAGGGTCAGAATATCTCCGTCAAG GTCATCATCACAGCAAACCACTTGGGCTGGTTCGAGTACAGAATCGGAGATATCGGGACACCACCCATCACCAACGAAAAGCTCAAACACCTCTTGAGATCTCCCAGCGGACAGACGCGGTTTCCGCTGGACTCGAGAACTTTCTCGACCTCGCACGACCTCGTCCTTCCGGCAGAGCTAAG ACCTGGAGTGATTCCAACAGAatccatgacgtcatcttCACCTTGCACTCACTCTACAAGagtcatgacgtcatcactacTTGTCACACACTCTAAAACAACCGTGACGTCAATTCCACCTGTCACTCTCTCTACTACTGGAGACGTGACATCGCCTCCTCCTTCATCTCCAAGGTCATCTCCAAAGCCATCAAAACCACAGACGGCAGGACCGATTCCAGGAAATGGCGCAAACTGTGCGTCAACAGGTGTTTGGGCTGGACGACCAGGAATTGATGTATGGTGCAGACTGAATTGCGCAGCTGGGTACTGTCCCTCGTTCATGTGCGCATGTAGGGAAAGCCATTCAAATGGCCAAGGCTGTAAGTCTACTGGTGCGTGGAAGAGCGATAGTTCTATTGATGATTGGTGCACCACTAATTGCGCCGCGGGGTTTTGTCCAAGTCATATGTGCTTTTGTTCTTGA
- the LOC116604725 gene encoding uncharacterized protein LOC116604725 → MASPTTRKVLWLCLLILLQEFGPVHPAFLRRKTKSHKGDTPAVNTAPDMDTSDDKQDDGDEVEESKLKPQPVREGSSPKRGISWIPNVLKKVKVASEWTAKTVNFLGLGNNIYRAIAGCCVEAPEACTKRDEFLAMKTEMTEKSRLADELQLEVEQAQVWTGKSIEAFQNIVDRLEVIGDEQTIFLRRLTNNLTNMHEAENQVLKYIQSQKLASQKAEYLKVDEMYQTAIKTGTSLTTSLMGNLLPLATKLFEYAKAKHAALETLEAERKSGSSLKDPPKGTKKGNEVRLKRQNAIRRKTNIEKMTSIKSTTTQKWGKIVNFGERALTGITSAFTFASAGITLYFAIAQFQECQTKREQVLKSTAEMKNAVTEFDAAMTNLTEANVAVNETFQDFRSKITDENFLSGIQSMKDLVEQVSPAGNDELAGAVVNMQSFVDRIPVEKSYEETYNLLDMLLSSLQSVPATISCFTNKATMLEQVIRECKQGTKSFDSLYDEAVDIGEEGSKQINCNAKIGAQYVTREGLKEGLKEMAEKEGFSENCEANNPVKKELVCTKKNDGYEAGKIAEDTGLSLETVEFMLAGCPEVTQLTPAEVTRVCRLRKETKWADERISEVLGFPLDLVKATQCP, encoded by the exons atggcTAGTCCTACAACTCGTAAAGTCTTGTGGCTTTGTCTTCTCATTCTCTTGCAAGAGTTTGGACCAGTGCATCCGGCATTCCTTCGACGCAAAACAAAAAGCCACAAAGGAGACACCCCTGCCG TTAACACCGCCCCTGATATGGATACCTCCGACGACAAACAagatgatggcgatgaagTTGAAGAAAGCAAGTTAAAACCGCAACCTGTCAGGGAGGGATCTTCCCCTAAGCGAG GGATTTCCTGGATTCCAAATGTCCTAAAAAAAGTGAAGGTTGCTAGTGAATGGACCGCTAAGACTGTCAACTTTCTTGGACTGGGAAATAACATTTACCGAGCAATTGCCGGATGCTGCGTGGAGGCGCCAGAAGCCTGTACaaaacgagacgagttcttgGCGATGAAGACTGAGATGACCGAAAAGAGTAGACTAGCCGATGAATTACAGTTAGAAG TTGAACAAGCTCAGGTCTGGACAGGGAAATCTATAGAAGCGTTTCAGAATATTGTCGATAGGCTGGAGGTGATAGGAGATGAGCAGACGATCTTTCTACGTAGATTGACTAATAATCTGACAAATATGCATGAAGCCGAGAATCAAGTACTG AAATATATCCAGAGTCAGAAGTTGGCGAGCCAAAAAGCGGAGTACCTTAAAGTGGACGAAATGTACCAGACAGCCATTAAGACCGGAACATCCTTAACAACATCCCTGATGGGCAATTTGTTACCGCTTGCAACCAAGTTGTTTGAGTATGCTAAGGCGAAGCATGCGGCGCTTGAAACACTCGAG gcGGAAAGGAAAAGTGGGTCATCGCTCAAGGATCCACCAAAGGGCACGAAAAAGGGAAATGAAGTGAGGCTCAAACGGCAAAACGCTATCAGACGAAAAACGAATATCGAAAAGATGACATCAATAAAGTCTACAACCACCCAAAAATGGGGGAAAATTGTAAATTTTGGCGAGCGCGCGTTGACGGGTATTACGAGCGCCTTCACATTCGCCAGTGCTG GAATTACTTTGTACTTCGCTATCGCACAATTCCAGGAATGCCAAACCAAGCGAGAGCAAGTCCTTAAATCTACCGCTGAAATGAAGAACGCCGTGACGGAATTTGATGCCGCTATGACAAATCTCACTGAAGCCAATGTCGCCGTTAATGAG ACATTTCAGGATTTCCGCTCTAAAATAACCGACGAAAACTTCTTGTCTGGTATCCAGTCTATGAAAGACCTTGTGGAGCAAGTTAGCCCGGCGGGAAATGACGAGTTG GCAGGCGCTGTTGTAAACATGCAGTCATTCGTGGACCGCATCCCGGTAGAGAAATCTTACGAGGAGACCTACAATCTTTTAGACATGCTCCTCAGTTCCTTACAAAGCGTTCCCGCCACCATTAGTTGCTTTACCAATAAG gCGACCATGTTGGAGCAGGTGATCAGAGAATGCAAGCAAGGAACAAAATCATTTGATTCATTGTACGACGAAGCTGTTGATATCGGCGAGGAAGGGTCAAAGCAGATAAACTGCAACGCAAAGATCGGAGCTCAATACGTCACAAGAGAGGGACTGAAGGAAGGCCTTAAGGAGATGGCTGAGAAAGAAGGCTTCAGTGAGAACTGCGAAGCTAATAATCCTGTGAAAAAGGAATTAGTCTGCACTAAAAAGAATGATGGGTACGAAGCAGGGAAGATTGCAGAGGACACTGGCCTATCGTTG GAAACTGTGGAATTCATGCTCGCAGGCTGTCCAGAGGTCACCCAACTCACCCCAGCTGAAGTGACACGAGTCTGCAGGTTACGCAAGGAAACAAAATGGGCAGACGAAAGAATTTCGGAGGTGCTCGGCTTCCCGCTTGATCTTGTCAAAGCTACCCAGTGTCCTTAA
- the LOC5522165 gene encoding fibrillin-1 translates to MKLQPMEIKDMKKLCFAVIGVIVIIVVIIAAILSAHGSHPNSAKCKGYRYFSMPTDHKGSFKGDGQMCSETDECSAGNHTCDKNAKCNNTIGSYHCTCNPGFSGDGRNCTDIDECVTGNHTCDKNAKCNNIIGSYHCMCNPGFSKDGRECTDIDECVTGDHTCDKNARCNNIIGSYHCMCNPGFSGDGRNCTDIDECVTGDHTCDKNARCGNIIGSHHCICNPGFSGDGKNCTDIDECVTGDHTCDKNAKCNNTIGSHHCMCNPGFSGDGRECTDIDECVTGDHTCDKNAKCNNIIGSYHCTCNPGFSGDGRECTDIDECVTGDHTCDKNARCNNTIGSYHCTCNPGFSGDGRECTDIDECVTGDHTCDKNARCNNTIGSYHCRCNPGFSGDGRECTDIDECVTGDHTCDKNARCNNTIGSYHCTCNPGFSGDGRECTDMDECVTGDHTCDKNAKCNNIIGSHHCTCNPGFSGDGRECIDIDECVTGDHTCDKNAKCNNIVGSHHCTCNPGFSGNGRECTDIDECGTGDHTCDKNARCNNTIGSYDCMCMSGFYGNSTRCRDIDECKKEKHHCSPHAICYNTLGSFKCSCKDGFRGNGVTCNGGRTLSAPHLMTFVLGAIVTLRAWSI, encoded by the exons ATGAAGTTACAGCCGATGGAGATTAAAGACATGAAAAAACTGTGCTTTGCAGTGATCGGCGTTATCGTGATCATCGTGGTTATTATAGCAGCGATTCTATCAGCCCATGGCTCACATCCTAACT CTGCAAAATGTAAAGGCTATAGATACTTCAGCATGCCGACTGACCACAAGGGGTCATTTAAAGGCGATGGTCAAATGTGCAGCGAAACTGATGAATGTTCTGCAGGAAACCACACATGTGACAAAAATGCCAAATGCAACAACACCATCGGCTCGTACCATTGCACATGCAATCCAGGGTTCAGCGGAGATGGAAGAAATTGTACCGACATTGATGAATGTGTAACAGGGAACCACACATGTGACAAGAACGCCAAATGCAACAACATCATTGGCTCGTACCATTGCATGTGCAATCCAGGGTTCAGCAAAGATGGGAGAGAATGTACCGACATTGATGAATGTGTAACAGGGGACCACACATGTGACAAGAACGCCAGATGCAACAACATCATTGGATCGTACCATTGCATGTGCAATCCAGGGTTTAGTGGAGATGGAAGAAATTGTACCGACATTGATGAATGTGTAACTGGGGACCACACATGTGACAAGAACGCCAGATGCGGCAACATCATTGGCTCACACCATTGCATATGCAATCCAGGGTTTAGCGGAGATGGAAAAAATTGTACCGACATTGATGAATGTGTAACTGGGGACCACACATGTGACAAGAACGCCAAATGCAACAACACCATTGGCTCACACCATTGTATGTGCAATCCAGGGTTCAGCGGAGATGGAAGAGAATGTACCGACATTGATGAATGTGTAACTGGGGACCACACATGTGACAAGAATGCCAAATGCAACAACATCATTGGCTCGTACCATTGCACATGCAATCCAGGGTTCAGCGGAGATGGGAGAGAATGTACCGACATTGATGAATGTGTAACTGGGGACCACACATGTGACAAGAACGCCAGATGTAACAACACCATTGGCTCGTACCATTGCACATGCAATCCAGGGTTCAGTGGAGATGGGAGAGAATGTACCGACATTGATGAATGTGTAACAGGGGACCACACATGTGACAAGAACGCCAGATGCAACAACACCATTGGATCGTACCATTGCAGATGCAATCCAGGGTTCAGCGGAGATGGAAGAGAATGTACCGACATTGATGAATGTGTAACTGGGGACCACACATGTGACAAGAACGCCAGATGTAACAACACCATTGGCTCGTACCATTGCACATGCAATCCAGGGTTCAGCGGAGATGGGAGAGAATGTACCGACATGGATGAATGTGTAACTGGGGACCACACATGTGACAAGAACGCCAAATGCAACAACATCATTGGCTCACACCATTGCACATGCAATCCAGGGTTCAGCGGAGATGGGAGAGAATGTATAGACATTGATGAATGTGTAACAGGGGACCACACATGTGACAAGAACGCCAAATGCAACAACATCGTTGGCTCACACCATTGCACATGCAATCCTGGGTTTAGCGGAAATGGGAGAGAATGTACCGACATTGATGAATGTGGAACTGGGGACCACACATGTGACAAAAACGCCAGATGCAACAACACCATTGGCTCATATGATTGCATGTGCATGTCTGGTTTCTATGGTAACAGCACTCGTTGTCGTGATATTGATGAGTGTAAAAAAGAGAAACATCACTGCAGTCCTCATGCGATATGTTATAACACACTTGGGTCGTTTAAATGTTCTTGCAAAGATGGATTTCGTGGTAACGGCGTAACTTGCAATG GAGGAAGAACTCTTTCTGCTCCTCATCTCATGACGTTTGTGCTTGGGGCCATAGTGACATTGAGGGCTTGGTCAATCTAG